One stretch of bacterium DNA includes these proteins:
- a CDS encoding four helix bundle protein, with amino-acid sequence MVKSESGPETGKMKSELQGKPRDIAERTFQFAERIVALCRAAKGRDVAARVIIGQLVRAGTSVGANVEEAQASHSRADFAAKCSIACKEARETRYWLRLLAVSGIVASRPSGRMR; translated from the coding sequence AGCGGACCGGAGACAGGCAAGATGAAGAGCGAACTGCAGGGGAAACCCAGAGATATTGCGGAGCGGACGTTTCAATTCGCCGAGAGGATTGTAGCTCTGTGTCGCGCGGCCAAGGGCAGGGACGTCGCGGCACGGGTGATAATCGGCCAGCTTGTCCGGGCCGGTACGTCAGTCGGAGCCAACGTCGAAGAGGCCCAGGCAAGTCACAGCCGCGCGGACTTCGCCGCTAAGTGCTCAATTGCCTGCAAGGAAGCTCGCGAGACGCGCTATTGGCTACGCCTGCTCGCGGTCTCTGGGATCGTCGCTAGCCGACCTTCTGGTAGAATGCGATGA